The Triticum aestivum cultivar Chinese Spring chromosome 3A, IWGSC CS RefSeq v2.1, whole genome shotgun sequence genome includes a region encoding these proteins:
- the LOC123057826 gene encoding polyadenylate-binding protein 3-like, with protein sequence MAGRPLLVPAVMLRPPGPALGSRASLYVGDLDDGVAEGHIYDLFCQVAPVASLRVCRDVTGRSLGYAYVNFYSREDAKRSLDSLNFTPLNGKHIRVMFSNGDPTLRLSGKANIFIKNLVPNIDGKSLSDMFGRYGTILSCKVATHFNGQSKGYGFVQFAEETSANDAIDSLNVKLVNGKQIFVGLFIRRQERQPNISVSNYTNVYVKNLPKEFTHNDLLQEFGPFGTITSAVIMRDNDGISKCFGFVNYGESECATEAVKSLNGKMIKDTILYVGRAQKKSEREAELRENFERARNEKFKKFEGLNLYVKNLDDSINDLNLRGLFEFFGEIGSCKVMVNSQGRSKGYGFVSFTTIAAIDGMNRKIVGKKPLYVGVAQRKEERRAMLVNIGVLAPAVPQNFAPRQFYVSPGVPGMFPPQMVYPNANQAFTYMPNSMNANANSVMVPPGFAQTDSIVSIPSVPSKNTTTTVVDSSAPEKQHPCKDSGILEPELGGKVTGILGEAVEALQGRKVEEARDTVDLASVPSSSTLSVSRDAIDPASTASSSIASADGANLAPAPSSSSA encoded by the exons ATGGCAGGTCGCCCGTTGCTGGTCCCGGCTGTCATGCTGCGTCCTCCTGGACCGGCGTTGGGCTCGAGGGCCTCGCTATACGTCGGCGACCTAGATGATGGCGTGGCGGAGGGGCATATCTATGACCTGTTCTGCCAGGTGGCGCCCGTGGCGTCCCTCCGTGTCTGCCGGGACGTCACTGGCAGGTCACTTGGTTATGCCTACGTGAATTTCTACAGTCGGGAGGACG CCAAACGTTCATTAGACTCTTTAAATTTTACACCTCTCAACGGGAAGCATATCCGAGTTATGTTCTCGAATGGGGACCCAACGCTGCGATTGAGTGGAAAGGCCAATATATTCATAAAAAATCTTGTGCCAAATATTGATGGCAAGAGCTTGAGTGATATGTTTGGTCGCTATGGCACTATACTATCATGCAAAGTGGCCACTCACTTTAACGGTCAATCAAAAGGGTACGGATTTGTTCAATTTGCAGAGGAGACATCTGCCAATGATGCCATCGATAGCTTGAATGTCAAGTTGGTGAATGGCAAACAAATTTTTGTAGGTCTCTTCATTCGTCGTCAGGAGAGGCAGCCAAATATCAGCGTGAGTAATTATACAAATGTATATGTGAAGAACTTGCCAAAGGAATTCACTCACAATGACCTTCTGCAAGAGTTTGGTCCTTTCGGTACAATTACTAGCGCTGTAATCATGAGAGATAATGATGGAATATCCAAATGCTTCGGATTCGTTAACTATGGGGAATCAGAATGTGCTACGGAAGCTGTGAAAAGTCTTAATGGTAAGATGATTAAGGATACAATTTTGTATGTTGGAAGAGCTCAGAAAAAGTCAGAAAGAGAAGCAGAACTGAGAGAAAACTTTGAGCGTGCGAGAAATGAGAAATTCAAAAAGTTTGAAGGGCTCAATCTATACGTGAAGAATCTAGATGATAGTATTAATGATCTAAATCTTAGAGGGTTATTTGAATTTTTTGGTGAGATAGGATCATGCAAG GTTATGGTTAATTCACAAGGAAGGAGCAAGGGTTATGGCTTTGTGTCATTTACAACTATTGCAGCT ATTGACGGGATGAACAGGAAGATAGTCGGCAAAAAGCCATTGTATGTTGGTGTAGCTCAACGCAAAGAGGAAAGACGAGCGATGCTAGTG AACATAGGAGTTCTAGCACCCGCAGTACCACAAAATTTTGCTCCCCGTCAGTTCTACGTCAGTCCAGGAGTGCCTGGCATGTTCCCACCACAG ATGGTGTACCCAAATGCCAACCAAGCCTTCACATACATGCCAAATTCTATGAATGCGAACGCCAACTCTGTGATGGTTCCCCCGGGCTTCGCACAAACTGATAGTATTGTCTCTATTCCATCTGTCCCAAGCAAGAACACCACCACCACTGTTGTAGATTCTTCTGCCCCGGAGAAACAACATCCTTGTAAGGACAGTGGAATT CTTGAGCCAGAATTAGGAGGGAAGGTGACAGGGATACTGGGTGAGGCAGTGGAAGCTCTACAAGGAAGGAAAGTGGAAGAGGCCAGGGATACTGTTGACCTCGCATCCGTACCATCATCATCGACCTTGAGTGTTAGCAGAGATGCTATTGACCCCGCTTCCACAGCGTCGTCCTCGATTGCTTCCGCTGACGGTGCTAACCTTGCTCCGGCACCGTCATCCTCAAGTGCTTGA